The following coding sequences are from one Nicotiana tomentosiformis chromosome 3, ASM39032v3, whole genome shotgun sequence window:
- the LOC104121644 gene encoding uncharacterized protein, with the protein MDPTLKKQPKPTPFSATISATNSKPHHPPDPTTLLSPTVQNISTHFSKLYAHHKILKSTSKGSSGGHRHPPVDTHLQAKTLAAATSSVFDSSCSALTKSKSLHGSRYVAEGEKHNSVKDIDKAIVLHEKAEVKKIPHKEKKEVDVKRPLALLSKSQDSDQLKGFQQGVDKITKRPSFSLSMNGGRRKSFSCSQTELANFFSCSGVKVVSVDMPPFMQIHAVDFARKAHDSLEKFSSKSLGFSLKKEFDGVYGPAWHCIVGTSFGSFVTHSVGGFIYFSMDHKLYVLLFKTTVQKAESN; encoded by the exons ATGGATCCCACCCTCAAAAAGCAACCTAAACCTACCCCTTTCTCCGCCACCATCTCCGCCACCAACTCCAAACCCCACCACCCACCAGATCCCACCACCCTCCTCTCACCCACTGTCCAAAACATCTCAACTCACTTTTCCAAGCTCTATGCACATCACAAGATCCTCAAATCTACCTCAAAAGGATCATCTGGGGGGCATAGACATCCTCCTGTTGACACTCATTTACAGGCCAAAACTCTAGCTGCTGCTACTTCCTCTGTTTTTGATTCCTCATGTTCTGCTTTGACTAAGTCAAAGAGTTTACACGGGAGTAGATATGTGGCCGAGGGAGAAAAACATAACTCTGTTAAGGATATTGACAAAGCAATTGTTTTGCATGAAAAGGCTGAAGTCAAGAAAATACCCCACAAGGAAAAGAAAGAGGTGGATGTTAAAAGACCATTAGCTTTGTTATCCAAGAGCCAAGATAGTGACCAGTTGAAGGGGTTTCAACAAGGGGTTGATAAAATTACCAAAAGGCCATCTTTTTCTTTGTCAATGAATGGTGGAAGGAGGAAATCATTCAGCTGTTCACAGACTGAGTTAGCTAATTTCTTTTCTTGCAGTGGTGTGAAAGTTGTGTCTGTAGATATGCCACCTTTTATGCAGATTCATGCTGTCGATTTTGCAAGAAAAGCTCATGATAGCTTGGAAAAGTTCTCTTCTAAATCCCTTGGATTTTCCCTCAAAAAG GAGTTTGATGGGGTATATGGACCAGCTTGGCACTGTATTGTAGGGACTAGTTTTGGCTCATTTGTCACACATTCAGTTGGTGGTTTCATATATTTCTCCATGGATCACAAGCTATATGTACTCCTGTTCAAGACTACTGTACAAAAAGCAGAATCAAACTGA